A segment of the Agarivorans albus genome:
GCAGCAATTGGCTCACAACCAACAACAGTGCCACCGCAATCAAGCCTACACCGAGCAAAATTGCACTCAAGGTAAATGAACCGCTATAAAGTAACAGTAATGCAAATACACTCACTAGCATCCACAAGGCAATCCATATTGGATTCACCACCGCATCATCACTATTGCGGCGAATTACTCGCATAGGTGCAATGTTAAATAGCTGAGACAGTGTTGGTAGCGTAAACGCAACCCCACAAATCAAACCACTGCCTGCAGCCATTAAGTAGGGCGCAGCGCCAGCACTGGGTAAATCAATATTGAGTAGCTTTTCAACATAATGGGTCACTGGCCATTGCACCAACGTGGCCAAAGCAATACCCAATACAATCGACACCAATACCACGGTAAACAGGTGTCCCAGATAAATGGTTCTGATCTGTGGCTTACTGGCGCCAAGCACTTTAAACATTGCAACGGTGTCGTAGTGACGTTGGCAATATAAGCGACTGGCTACAGCAATCGCTGCGCTGGCAAGCAAAATTCCGATAAGACCAGCTAATAACAAAAATTGCTGCGCCCTTTGCAAAGCTCCCGCTAAAGGAGAGTTGCCACTACGTACCGTTACTAAGCGTTGGTTATCGGCAAGCTGCGGTGTTACCCAATTTTCGAAGGCATCTAGCTGGCTTTTGTCCCCAGCAAACATATAACGATAACCTAAGCGACTGCCAGGCTGCACAACTTCTGTTTGTGCAACATCGTTAATGTTAATGATCACTCGAGGAGCTGTCATAAATACACTAAAGGGCGCATCAGGTTCGGTAACGATACGACCAGTCACTCGAAATTCTGCTTCGCCAATTTCGATTAGGTCGCCAATATCTATATCAAGTTGATAGAACAAACGTTCTCCAATCCAAGCCTCACCCTGAGGAATGCCCTTGGCGGACTCATTTGTTAAGCCATTTTTTTCTCGGCTTATTCTTAAACGCCCCTTAAGGGGATAGTCTTGGGATACAGATTTAACACTGGCGAGTACTAAGTTTTCGTTGCCATAAACCATGGAGGGAAACAACAACTGTTCAGCATAATCAAGCTGTAAAGACTCAGCTTGAACAGCCAAAGGTAAGTCAACGGGATGAGCACTGCGAACCACTCGGTCAGCCGCAATAAAGTCACCACTTTTGTTAAAGATGGCCTGCTCCATTCGGTCTGTTATGCTGGTAAACAACCACACCGAACTCACCGCCAGCACAATGGCGGCAGAAATAATGGTTAACTCACCGCGCTTTAGCTCAGCCTTAAATAAACGCCAAATTAAACTCTTCATCCTTGGCTCCTTAAGACTGAATAATACGACCAGCTTGTAATGTGATTTGTCTCAAGCAACGTGCCGCCAGTTTTTGCTCGTGAGTTACCAGTACCAAAGTGGTGCCTGCCTGTTGGTTTAGCTCAAACAGCAGGTCTTCAATGATTTGGCCGTTATTATTGTCTAAGTTTGCCGAAGGCTCATCGGCAAACAACACTTTAGGCTGACAAATAAACGCCCGCGCAATAGCTACTCTTTGCTGTTCGCCACCGGATAGCTGATTTGGATAATGATCGTGACGTTCAGCCAAACCCACTTTAGCCAGCCACTGTTCTGCGAGTTCTTTAGCATTAGGTAAACCCTTAAGCTCCGCAGGTAACATTACGTTTTCTAGCGCAGTTAGTGCAGGCACCAACAAAAACTGCTGAAAAATAAAGCCTACATTGTCGCGACGTAAACTGGCGCGTTGCTCTTCATCAAGCGCAGCTAAGTTCTTTGAACAAAGCTCCACACTGCCCTCACTGGCACTGTCTAAGCCGGCTAGAATACTCAACAAAGTGGTTTTACCTGAGCCAGAGGCTCCAACAATCGCTAGGGATTCGCCCTGTTGCACAGTTAAATCAATATCATTCAGCAGATTTAAATTTCCACCCGGAGTTGCAACATGATGATTGAGTCCGCTGGCGTTTATGATTATGTTAGACGCTGAATCTGAATTAGCTGTTGGCATATAGTAGGTGCTCAAAAATGATGGTTAGACACAAAAATAAAGTTTTAACGCTAGTTACACTATCTGTTTTACTCTTTTTTACATTGAGTTCAAAGGCTTTTGCCAATACCAAGTCGATTCTTATCCTAGGTGACAGTTTAAGTGCTGGATATGGCATGCCAATAGAACAGGCTTGGGTTTCATTAACCCAGCAATACTACAACGAAACAGACCAAGCTATCGATCTCATTAATGCCAGTATAAGTGGCGAAACTACAGCAGGTGGTTTAAGGCGATTACCTTCGTTGATTCAACAGCATAAGATCGACTGGTTATTGATTGAACTAGGCGGTAACGATGGTTTACAAGGCCACCCTACTTCCAACATTGAAAACAATCTAAACGCAATTATTGCCTTGGCTAAACAAAACGACATCAAGATTGCGTTGATGCAAATTCGTATCCCACCTAATTACGGCAAACGCTATCGCCAAGCTTTTGAGGGTTTGTACCCCAAAATTGCCAAACAGCAACAGATTAACTATCTACCGTTTTTTATTGAAGAAATAGCCACAAACTCGTCACTGATGCAAAACGATGGAATACATCCTAACCAACAAGCTCAACCGCTTATCAGTCAGAAAATGAGGGAACAACTAAAGGAGTTGGTGAACGCCGGTTAGCCGGTTTGGGCAAAGCCGTTAGCGTTTTGTAATAGCTGAGAAAGCGGAACAACCCGATCTTGCATAACTTTTATGGCTTCGAATTGGCTTAGCGATTTTCGCTTATCCAGTACTAAACCACCTTCAATCGTCATCAAGGTGTAAGTTTGCTCACTCACCTCTACCACCACGCAACGCGCTTGAGCGTTTTCGGTTTGCAATACTGCTAGCTCGCCGATTTGTAAGAGGTTTTGATGAGTGCCAGCATTACTAGTAAAAAACCAGCTTTGCGGCATTAAAGGTTTTAAGAATTGAGCTGAAGCAACAGCATTTAGACAAATCTGCACTTTAATCGGATCTGACCAATTAAAGGGTTCTAACTGCTCGAGAAATTGATAATAGAGCTGAGTGTGCTCGGTAGTAAACGGACCATCTTCTTGAGCATGTTGAACACAACGCTTTTTACACAACTTAGACACAAACAGCATATTTTCACCTAACTCAAGAGTCATTACTCCCTTGTTAGTATCAAATACCCAGTGCCATTGTTTATTAGGTTGAATTAACATTGCTAAAAAGAAAAACTGTCCATGTTGAGTTCACTTAATAAACAAATGTACTACGAGAACTCAACAAAGACAAATTAAATTAATTAAAATTTATACAGCCTTGGCTATTTGTTTAATTAATTCTGGGCCTTTATAAATAAAGCCACTATATATTTGAACTAATTTTGCGCCAGCATCCATTTTTTCTTTAGCGGCCATTGCTGAATCAATTCCGCCAACCCCGATAATTGGGATCTCAGATTTTAAGTAATGATCTAATTTTCTAATAACTTCAGTGGACTTTAATTGCAAAGGACGCCCACTTAAGCCACCAGCTTCACTAGCGTGGTTCATCCCTTCTACCATTGAGCGCTCTAGCGTTGTATTAGTAGCAATTACACCATCGAGCTTATATTTTAATAAAGAGTCACTAATTTGTTCTATTTCAGCTTCTGATAAATCTGGCGCTATTTTGATCAATAAAGGAACATGTTTATTATATTGCTGAGAAAGTTGATCTTTACGTTCAGTTAGATCCTTTAATAGATCTTCTAACGCTTCACCATATTGAAGTGTACGTAAACCAGGAGTATTTGGGCTAGAAATATTAACAGCAATATAAGAAGCATGTGGAAACGCTTTATTCATGCCTATTAAATAATCATCTTTACCCTTCTCTACCGGAGTATCAAAGTTTTTACCAATGTTGATCCCAAGGATCCCTTTATATTGGCTTTGCTCAACATTATTAATTAAATTGTCGATCCCTAAGTTATTAAAACCCATTCGGTTAATAATACCTTCGGCATCTAATACTCGGAAAATTCTTGGTTTATCGTTACCAGATTGCGGACGCGGTGTAACAGTACCAACTTCTACAAAACCAAAACCCATAGCATCAAAGGCTTGAATACACTCACCATTTTTATCCAACCCTGCCGCTAAACCAACTGGATTAGGGAAAGTTAAGCCCATCAACTCTACCGGATTAGGCGCGATATTCTGGCGGTAAACACGATCTAATAAAGTTCCACCGGTGCGTTTGAACATCTCAATAGTAAGATCGTGTGCGCGTTCTGGATCAAGTTGAAAGATAAGTTTTCGAGCAAGTGGGTAATACATTTGAACTCCTAGTATAAGACCCCCGAAGATGCAGGGCTTCGGGGGCAGTATTTTATACTAATTTACGGAGCAGTTTAAATTTAATAGGTTCAATTCCCTCAATAAAACCGAAAATTTTGCAAACTCGTGGGTATTTCCGGTCTTAAAGTCAGCTAACATATGATTCCAGCGGTCTAACAAAGGCTCGTGGGCTGCTAACCAATCATCTAAGGGATCATTGCTTTCCATTTTACTGGCCCATTTCAATGCACTTACCGTTAACTGACGCTGTTGCCAATCAAGATCCTCTCTAAAGGAAGATCGAGCTAGTGCCTGCCAATGGTTATCAACACTTTGTAGGTTGATTTGATCCAAGAACCAATGCAAACCAATGTTAGTCCCTAAGTTAAAGTACAGCTTAGCTACCGCTACAATATCTTGTTCGGCTTGCTCTGCTACTTCAGTTAAGTCTAACACTGAGTAAAGCGAGTTCATTTTAGCCATTGCACAAGCGATTTCTGCCGGTACTTGCTGGTCTTGCAGCTGTTTAGACTCATCGTTAACCAGCTTAACTTCTTCAGCGGCTAATACATCCATAAGGTTCTTTTGCAGCTGTAAATAGCTAGGCTGATAGCGTTCTATTTGTTGAGCAATGCCCAGTGAGCGGTCACGCAAGGTTAAGAAACGACGAGTCGCACGGCGAATAATGCGGCGCAAATTATCCATCATTTTCAGCTGTAGCTGAGCACTGATTTTGTTATCTAAGCCTTCAATTTTTTCGTACAGTTCCCACACACCAAACACTTCGCAGGCTGTGACATAGCAGTTACAAATCTCAGCTGGGGTCGCTCCTGTTTCTTCAACTAAACGGGTAACAAAATTAAAGCCTACATCGTCAACCACTTTGTTCGCTAAACGAGTTGCCACAATTTCTTGTTTTAAAGGATGTTGATGCATCTCGGCTACGTAGCGTTGCTGCAACAGCAATGGGAAGGACGTGATGAGTGTTTGACTTAAATAGGGATCTTCCGTCACCTCTTCAACATTAAACCACTCTTTAAGTACCATCTTACCGTAAGCCACTAACACCGCTAACTCGGGACGCGTTAAACCTTGGCCATTAGATTGGCGCTCTATTAGCTCTTCGTCGCTAGGCAAAAACTCTAGGTTTCTATCAAGCAGATTGTCACGCTCTAGTGCATGCATAAAGCGGATAACTTCTTTAACGGTAGCTGCGCCTAATTGCTCAGAAATACTAATAGACTGGCCCTGACGATAAGCGTTATCTAATACAATCTCGCTGACGTTCTCGGTCATGTCCACCAGTAGTTTGTTGCGTTGCTTCTCGGTTAAATCACCATTGCTGACTAAGCCATTTAGTAAGATTTTGATGTTAACTTCGTTATCTGAGCAATCTACGCCACCCACATTGTCAGTAAAGTCAGTATTTATTCGACCACCGTTAGATGCGATTTCAATTCGCCCTAATTGGGTGATACCCAAGTTACCACCCTCACCTACAATTTTGGCACCAAGCTGCTTACCGTTAACTCGTACCGCGTCGTTAGCTCTATCACCAACTTCTGAGTCAGACTCTGAGCTTGCTTTAACGTATGTGCCAATCCCACCGTTCCAGAATAAGTCTACAGACGAGCACAAAATGAGCTTGATAAGCGCGTTAGGTGTAACACTCTTCTCTTTTGTATTTAGCAGTTTTTGAATTTGAGGTGTAAGCGAAATTGACTTAGCGCTACGAAGGAAAATACCACCACCTTCACTAATTAAGCTCTTATCGTAATCTGCCCAAGAAGAACGAGGTAGCTCAAACAAGCGCTTACGTTCTTTGTAAGAAGAGGCAGAATCAGGAGTTGGGTCAATGATAATGTGCATGTGGTTAAATGCTGCCACCAGGCAGGTATGCTCGGATAACAACATACCATTACCAAACACATCGCCAGCCATGTCGCCCACAGCCACACAGGTAAAGTCTGTAGTTTGGCAATCGATACCTATTTCACGGAAATGACGCTTAACCGACTCCCAAGCACCACGTGCGGTAATGCCCATGCCTTTATGGTCGTATCCATTGCTGCCGCCGGAAGCAAAAGCATCACCCATCCAAAATTGATATTCTTCACTCAGCTTATTGGCAATATCTGAGAAAGTAGCAGTACCCTTATCTGCAGCTACAACCAAATAAGGGTCATCTTCATCACGACGAACCACTTGCTTCGGCGGAACAATCTCACCTTTTACGTTGTTGTCGGTAATGTCGAGTAAACCGCGAATAAAGGTGCGGTAACACTCTTTACCCTCTTCCAACCACGCATCTCGATCACTTGGGCTTGGCAGACGTTTACATACAAACCCACCTTTTGCTCCAACTGGCACGATTACCGTATTTTTAACTTGCTGAGCTTTTACTAAGCCAAGTACCTCGGTTCTAAAATCTTCTCGTCGATCTGACCAACGCAAACCTCCGCGTGCCACTTTGCCGCCCCGTAAATGCACCCCCTCTACCCGTGGAGAGTAAACAAAAATCTCAAACATAGGCACCGGTTGTGGCATGTCTGATATTGCACTCGGGTTCATTTTGAAAGAGATATAATCTTTTACCTGCTTATCTTGATTTAGCTGGTAGAAGTTAGTTCTTAAGGTGGCCTTAATCATCTCTAAGTAGCGACGTATAATTCGATCGTCATCAAGGTTTTCTACTGCGTCTAACAGCGAAATTAATTTAGCTTCAATCTTCTCTTCTGTTTTATCTGAGCGTTTAAGACTTGGATTAAAACGACGACGGAATAGCTCTAACAGCAGAACCGATATATCTGGGTAGCTAGCAAAAGTTTCTTCAATGTAACTTTGACTAAAGTTGCTACCAATTTGGCGCATGTATTTTGCGTAAGCACGCAACAACGCAACATCTCGACCAGACGCCTGTGCAGCTAAGACTAAACGGTTAAAGCCATCATCTTCCAAACTACCAGACCAAATTTGTGCTAAAGCTTGCTGGAAGTTATCGCGATTCTTTTCAATATCCAGCTCTTTAGAAGCTACAAAGGTCATAGCGAAATCGAGCAGCCAATATACTTTTCCATCGCTGGTGGTCAATCGATAAGGCGTTTCACCTATTACTCGTAACCCCATGTTCTCTAACATGGGTAAAATATCAGACAGGTGCAAAGGCTCATTTAGGTGAAACAGCTTTAAACGAACGTGGTTGCTATCGATGTTTTCTTCCTGAGGTCGATAGAACAGCATGCCTAACTGGTTTTCATCATCAAGATCTTCAAACTGAATAATATCGGCTACCGCTGAGCCCGGTAATACATTCTCTTTATAAGAACGAGGAAAAGCAGTTTGATATTTATTACTAAGCTGAATGGCCCGCTCTTCGCCAAAATTAGAAACAAGTGAATCTACTAAGCGGTCTTCCCAGGTTCTTGCGGCTTCAATAAGATTGGTTTGTAGGTCGCTCAAGTCAAACTCCTGATCGTTATTTTCTACACGCACCAAGTAATGGGTTCGCGCCATTGAACCTTCGGTGAAGTAAGTTGAGAACTCCACGTCTTCCTTAGACTTAAAATGCTCCTTAAGAATTTGCTGGCTATGGATCCGCAAAGCAGTGTTGTAGCGCTCTTTTGTGGTATACACCAAGCAAGAATAAAAGCGTCCGTATATATCCTTACGTACAAACAACTTCACCAAATCACGTTCTTGGATTTGCTCTACGCCTAAACCAATGTTGAGTAACTCTTCTTCGGTGGCCTGAATAAGCTCATCACGGGGATAAGTTTCCATGATGTTTAGTAAAGATTTATAAGCGTGAGAGCCGGCAGGAAGATCTGAATTAACCATTATCTTCGCTAGCTTTTGGTTAATCAGAGGAATCTCTAGAGCACTACGGTTGTAGATAGAAGAGGCATACAAACCAATGAAACGGTGCTCACCAATCACTTTGCCACTTTTGTCAAAAACTTTAACCCCAACATGGTCAATATAGGCTGGTCTATGAACCCTTGATTTGTGGTTGCTCTTATTTAACACCAAGGGGACTTGGTTGGTGGCTAAATCTCGCCCTGCGGTGGTGTAAGACGACAATGAGACAACTTGGCTGGTTACGTATTCTCGGTACAATCCTAAACTGCCAGTTTCATCAGGTATTAGCTGCAAATCGCCTTTTACTTGTTTAAGTGAATAGTGTCGATAGCCCATTAAGGTAAAGTTGTTATCCGACATCCAAGACAAAAAAGCGGTACTTTGGGCCAAAGATTGATCGTCTTTTGCGCCATTGCTATTAGCTAACTCATCCGCCACCGACTTTAACTTTTCGAGCATCGGTTGCCAGTCATTCACCACTACGTTAACTTCATCCAATACAGTGTTAAGTTCTTTATTTAGGCGTCGTAAGGCTTTTTCATCACTCTGGCGGTCGATCTCAATCATGAATACTGTTTGATTGCCAAGCTGGGCATGCTCTACATCATGAACGGCCGTCACTTTGTTATTATCATCTCGATCTAAGCGCATCGGTTGATGCATTAACAAGTGAGTATTAATGCCACTACGCCCTAAAGCCATGCGGATGGAGTCAACCAGAAACGGCGAATCTGGCACCACTATCTCGATAATTGTATGGCTAGATTGCCAACCATGGCGGCTCAGTTCGGGGTTATAAACCTTAATGTGGCGTTCGCAGGTTGAAGTATGATTAAGGGCATTCCAAAGCCCTACTCCTACTCCATATAAATCACTGTCGCTGCGATTGGCTAAATCATCACTGCCCATGCCTGAAAACAGTCGTGAGAGAAACTCTTCGGCCAAGGGAGCAGCCGTTTTATCCAGTTTTTGATTGACGATTTGATAGACTTTTTTAAGCAGTACGGAGGCATGTTGCTGCGCTCTTGTCATAACGC
Coding sequences within it:
- a CDS encoding NAD-glutamate dehydrogenase, with the protein product MTRAQQHASVLLKKVYQIVNQKLDKTAAPLAEEFLSRLFSGMGSDDLANRSDSDLYGVGVGLWNALNHTSTCERHIKVYNPELSRHGWQSSHTIIEIVVPDSPFLVDSIRMALGRSGINTHLLMHQPMRLDRDDNNKVTAVHDVEHAQLGNQTVFMIEIDRQSDEKALRRLNKELNTVLDEVNVVVNDWQPMLEKLKSVADELANSNGAKDDQSLAQSTAFLSWMSDNNFTLMGYRHYSLKQVKGDLQLIPDETGSLGLYREYVTSQVVSLSSYTTAGRDLATNQVPLVLNKSNHKSRVHRPAYIDHVGVKVFDKSGKVIGEHRFIGLYASSIYNRSALEIPLINQKLAKIMVNSDLPAGSHAYKSLLNIMETYPRDELIQATEEELLNIGLGVEQIQERDLVKLFVRKDIYGRFYSCLVYTTKERYNTALRIHSQQILKEHFKSKEDVEFSTYFTEGSMARTHYLVRVENNDQEFDLSDLQTNLIEAARTWEDRLVDSLVSNFGEERAIQLSNKYQTAFPRSYKENVLPGSAVADIIQFEDLDDENQLGMLFYRPQEENIDSNHVRLKLFHLNEPLHLSDILPMLENMGLRVIGETPYRLTTSDGKVYWLLDFAMTFVASKELDIEKNRDNFQQALAQIWSGSLEDDGFNRLVLAAQASGRDVALLRAYAKYMRQIGSNFSQSYIEETFASYPDISVLLLELFRRRFNPSLKRSDKTEEKIEAKLISLLDAVENLDDDRIIRRYLEMIKATLRTNFYQLNQDKQVKDYISFKMNPSAISDMPQPVPMFEIFVYSPRVEGVHLRGGKVARGGLRWSDRREDFRTEVLGLVKAQQVKNTVIVPVGAKGGFVCKRLPSPSDRDAWLEEGKECYRTFIRGLLDITDNNVKGEIVPPKQVVRRDEDDPYLVVAADKGTATFSDIANKLSEEYQFWMGDAFASGGSNGYDHKGMGITARGAWESVKRHFREIGIDCQTTDFTCVAVGDMAGDVFGNGMLLSEHTCLVAAFNHMHIIIDPTPDSASSYKERKRLFELPRSSWADYDKSLISEGGGIFLRSAKSISLTPQIQKLLNTKEKSVTPNALIKLILCSSVDLFWNGGIGTYVKASSESDSEVGDRANDAVRVNGKQLGAKIVGEGGNLGITQLGRIEIASNGGRINTDFTDNVGGVDCSDNEVNIKILLNGLVSNGDLTEKQRNKLLVDMTENVSEIVLDNAYRQGQSISISEQLGAATVKEVIRFMHALERDNLLDRNLEFLPSDEELIERQSNGQGLTRPELAVLVAYGKMVLKEWFNVEEVTEDPYLSQTLITSFPLLLQQRYVAEMHQHPLKQEIVATRLANKVVDDVGFNFVTRLVEETGATPAEICNCYVTACEVFGVWELYEKIEGLDNKISAQLQLKMMDNLRRIIRRATRRFLTLRDRSLGIAQQIERYQPSYLQLQKNLMDVLAAEEVKLVNDESKQLQDQQVPAEIACAMAKMNSLYSVLDLTEVAEQAEQDIVAVAKLYFNLGTNIGLHWFLDQINLQSVDNHWQALARSSFREDLDWQQRQLTVSALKWASKMESNDPLDDWLAAHEPLLDRWNHMLADFKTGNTHEFAKFSVLLRELNLLNLNCSVN
- a CDS encoding ABC transporter ATP-binding protein, producing the protein MPTANSDSASNIIINASGLNHHVATPGGNLNLLNDIDLTVQQGESLAIVGASGSGKTTLLSILAGLDSASEGSVELCSKNLAALDEEQRASLRRDNVGFIFQQFLLVPALTALENVMLPAELKGLPNAKELAEQWLAKVGLAERHDHYPNQLSGGEQQRVAIARAFICQPKVLFADEPSANLDNNNGQIIEDLLFELNQQAGTTLVLVTHEQKLAARCLRQITLQAGRIIQS
- the pyrD gene encoding quinone-dependent dihydroorotate dehydrogenase gives rise to the protein MYYPLARKLIFQLDPERAHDLTIEMFKRTGGTLLDRVYRQNIAPNPVELMGLTFPNPVGLAAGLDKNGECIQAFDAMGFGFVEVGTVTPRPQSGNDKPRIFRVLDAEGIINRMGFNNLGIDNLINNVEQSQYKGILGINIGKNFDTPVEKGKDDYLIGMNKAFPHASYIAVNISSPNTPGLRTLQYGEALEDLLKDLTERKDQLSQQYNKHVPLLIKIAPDLSEAEIEQISDSLLKYKLDGVIATNTTLERSMVEGMNHASEAGGLSGRPLQLKSTEVIRKLDHYLKSEIPIIGVGGIDSAMAAKEKMDAGAKLVQIYSGFIYKGPELIKQIAKAV
- a CDS encoding cell division protein ZapC domain-containing protein, which produces MLIQPNKQWHWVFDTNKGVMTLELGENMLFVSKLCKKRCVQHAQEDGPFTTEHTQLYYQFLEQLEPFNWSDPIKVQICLNAVASAQFLKPLMPQSWFFTSNAGTHQNLLQIGELAVLQTENAQARCVVVEVSEQTYTLMTIEGGLVLDKRKSLSQFEAIKVMQDRVVPLSQLLQNANGFAQTG
- a CDS encoding ABC transporter permease — translated: MKSLIWRLFKAELKRGELTIISAAIVLAVSSVWLFTSITDRMEQAIFNKSGDFIAADRVVRSAHPVDLPLAVQAESLQLDYAEQLLFPSMVYGNENLVLASVKSVSQDYPLKGRLRISREKNGLTNESAKGIPQGEAWIGERLFYQLDIDIGDLIEIGEAEFRVTGRIVTEPDAPFSVFMTAPRVIININDVAQTEVVQPGSRLGYRYMFAGDKSQLDAFENWVTPQLADNQRLVTVRSGNSPLAGALQRAQQFLLLAGLIGILLASAAIAVASRLYCQRHYDTVAMFKVLGASKPQIRTIYLGHLFTVVLVSIVLGIALATLVQWPVTHYVEKLLNIDLPSAGAAPYLMAAGSGLICGVAFTLPTLSQLFNIAPMRVIRRNSDDAVVNPIWIALWMLVSVFALLLLYSGSFTLSAILLGVGLIAVALLLVVSQLLLWGSKKQAEKLKSLSLKIAISSLYKRAKKNRVQLIGFTVAIKLALVVWVIQQDLISEWQQQLPEGAPNHFMYNISEQQKPELASRFADESVELTTMFPMLRGRLVAINQEAVSQEREGEYSEKTSSRRRGAGRELNLSSVLELPYRNELVAGEWLTAGSTGEASVDEEFAERLDIKLNDTLEFMIGASRFTVTVTSLRSIDWNTMQPNFYVLLSPDILQDFPTGYLTSFNLPEDKAAWMAQTMARFPTLVLINVKALIEQLSQVVDQVALALRLVLVVVVLASSLVLYAQVQSSLEERRRQTVILRTLGASAKLLRNAVIYEFVILGFLAGFIAASAAQTILVLLQVFVFDIGASINLGLWVLGPLLGTLLVALMGAGATLRLLKQNSAQLVRNLN
- a CDS encoding arylesterase is translated as MVRHKNKVLTLVTLSVLLFFTLSSKAFANTKSILILGDSLSAGYGMPIEQAWVSLTQQYYNETDQAIDLINASISGETTAGGLRRLPSLIQQHKIDWLLIELGGNDGLQGHPTSNIENNLNAIIALAKQNDIKIALMQIRIPPNYGKRYRQAFEGLYPKIAKQQQINYLPFFIEEIATNSSLMQNDGIHPNQQAQPLISQKMREQLKELVNAG